Proteins encoded within one genomic window of Brachybacterium avium:
- a CDS encoding ComEC/Rec2 family competence protein — translation MTRADLRLLPGATCVWALAVLGVTAGTAAAVAGGAVLVALALSAVTLTGSPRTSRSLFAHLGVVVLAGALLFPALQRHGSTDTTLEEAAQQGLVVELSVVAAADPAPPGGGPSWARQGQQMRARTVRGPARVGRDVVSLPASLPVLVRASGEPSQDLSRVRDGDLAHLRGRVVLSGSLVIVRATEVRPVASAGLAGRAQSARHALRRQARQATSHLPGDEAALVRGMVLGDTRGMGERTEDIMRRAGISHLVAVSGANIALVLAAVLGPLLLSGVRRRPRLLVAAAVVAGYVWLVGDEPSVQRAATMAVPLLAARFAGVRASPTAALALTVALWSVLDPVTAASIGFLLSALATAAILLAAPPLATALQELSGARIGRTAALVLAVPLVAQLACTPVLILLTPEVSAWAVPVNILVGPLVGPSTVIGLLALVIGTVWPAAAELLWTLAAGGAHLVLLIARAADALPGSRIAVPEGGIGVLLAVAVLLAAVIAVAARRLPLTRWVVAALLVAVLAPGTGRLLPLSTGPEWTVALCAVGQGDALLLRSRADAAEATTVLIDTGPDPATLRQCLDRLEVRHIDLLVLTHPHQDHTGGRSALHGRRAPHEQWICPLPDPAQQTVPQVPTTVATTGETWQRPGLSLRVLWPDSAEDALRAGAAEHSAGNGDPANDCSIVLDVLWDDGTRLLALGDLEPAAQQELAGLDPGPADIVKVAHHGSRFQHPPLYRQLDPDLALVPAGQDNSFGHPTAEALDLMRDVGAQILRTDVNGTVTLPADGSSPPRSVGPAR, via the coding sequence ATGACCCGGGCAGATCTGCGCCTGCTGCCCGGCGCGACCTGTGTCTGGGCGCTGGCCGTGCTCGGCGTCACCGCCGGCACCGCGGCGGCCGTCGCCGGTGGCGCCGTGCTGGTCGCCCTCGCGCTGAGCGCTGTCACTCTCACCGGCTCACCGCGCACGTCGCGCAGCCTCTTTGCCCACCTGGGCGTCGTGGTGCTGGCCGGGGCGCTGCTGTTCCCGGCGCTGCAGCGGCACGGAAGCACCGACACGACCTTGGAGGAGGCGGCGCAGCAGGGGCTGGTGGTGGAGCTCTCCGTCGTCGCCGCGGCAGATCCTGCCCCGCCGGGCGGCGGACCGTCGTGGGCCCGTCAGGGCCAGCAGATGCGGGCACGGACGGTGCGCGGTCCGGCTCGGGTGGGCCGCGATGTCGTCTCGCTGCCCGCCTCGTTGCCGGTCCTGGTACGTGCCTCCGGCGAACCGTCGCAGGATCTGTCCCGGGTGCGGGACGGCGATCTCGCGCACCTGCGGGGGCGGGTCGTCCTCAGCGGGTCCCTGGTCATCGTGCGCGCGACCGAGGTGCGACCGGTGGCATCGGCGGGTCTCGCGGGCCGTGCCCAGTCCGCTCGCCACGCGTTGCGCCGGCAGGCCCGGCAGGCCACCTCCCACCTCCCCGGCGACGAAGCAGCACTGGTGCGCGGGATGGTCCTGGGCGACACCCGGGGCATGGGGGAGAGGACCGAGGACATCATGCGGCGAGCAGGGATCTCTCATCTGGTCGCCGTCTCCGGCGCGAACATCGCACTGGTCCTGGCCGCAGTGCTGGGCCCGCTGCTGCTGAGCGGGGTGCGCCGCCGACCCCGGCTGCTCGTCGCCGCAGCGGTGGTGGCAGGCTACGTGTGGCTGGTCGGGGACGAACCCAGCGTCCAGCGCGCGGCGACGATGGCGGTCCCCCTGCTGGCCGCACGCTTCGCCGGGGTGCGAGCCTCACCGACGGCAGCACTCGCCCTCACCGTGGCCCTGTGGTCCGTGCTCGATCCGGTCACCGCCGCGTCCATCGGATTCCTGCTGTCCGCCCTCGCGACCGCGGCCATACTGCTGGCCGCGCCGCCGCTGGCGACCGCCCTCCAGGAGCTCAGCGGAGCACGGATCGGCCGCACCGCCGCGCTCGTGCTCGCGGTGCCGCTGGTCGCCCAGCTCGCCTGCACCCCGGTGCTGATCCTGCTCACCCCGGAGGTCTCCGCCTGGGCGGTGCCGGTGAACATCCTGGTGGGGCCGCTGGTGGGACCGTCCACGGTGATCGGGCTGCTGGCCCTCGTGATCGGGACGGTCTGGCCGGCCGCAGCGGAGCTCTTGTGGACGCTCGCCGCCGGGGGAGCCCACCTGGTGCTGCTGATCGCGCGGGCGGCCGATGCCCTGCCCGGCTCCCGCATCGCGGTGCCCGAGGGAGGGATCGGGGTGCTGCTGGCCGTGGCTGTGCTCCTCGCCGCCGTGATCGCCGTGGCGGCCCGCCGGCTTCCCCTGACGCGGTGGGTGGTGGCAGCGCTACTGGTCGCGGTGCTGGCGCCCGGGACGGGCCGGCTGCTCCCGCTGAGCACTGGGCCGGAGTGGACCGTTGCCCTGTGCGCGGTCGGCCAGGGCGATGCCCTGCTGCTGCGCTCCCGCGCCGACGCCGCGGAGGCCACCACGGTCCTGATCGACACCGGGCCCGATCCCGCGACTCTGCGGCAGTGCCTGGACAGGCTGGAGGTGCGGCACATCGACCTGCTGGTGCTGACCCACCCCCATCAGGACCACACCGGGGGCCGGAGCGCGCTCCACGGACGCCGCGCCCCGCACGAGCAATGGATCTGCCCGCTGCCGGACCCCGCTCAGCAGACGGTGCCCCAGGTGCCGACCACCGTCGCCACCACCGGGGAGACCTGGCAGCGGCCCGGGCTCTCGCTGCGCGTGCTGTGGCCGGACTCGGCGGAGGACGCCCTGCGCGCCGGCGCCGCGGAGCACAGCGCGGGAAACGGTGACCCGGCCAACGACTGCTCGATCGTGCTCGACGTGCTCTGGGACGATGGCACCCGTCTGCTCGCCCTCGGCGATCTCGAGCCTGCCGCCCAGCAGGAGCTCGCCGGGCTGGACCCCGGTCCCGCCGACATCGTCAAGGTCGCCCATCACGGTTCCCGATTCCAGCACCCGCCGCTGTATCGGCAGCTCGATCCGGACCTCGCCCTGGTTCCGGCGGGACAGGACAACAGCTTCGGCCACCCCACCGCGGAGGCATTGGACCTCATGCGCGACGTCGGCGCCCAGATCCTGCGCACCGACGTGAACGGCACCGTGACGCTACCGGCCGACGGCAGCTCGCCACCGCGCAGCGTCGGCCCGGCCCGATAG
- a CDS encoding alpha-E domain-containing protein — translation MMLSRIADAMFWIGRYVERADQTARILDVTLQSITEDTPEDLTAACAAVYQIFGVEQVGEEDCTVQRVLDSLVTDRMNPSSVAGALLTARENARGVREALSTEVWESLNTTTLGLPRGVRPSRMHGAFQFAKDRCAVVNGLVDSSMTRDEAWLFLRIGQLLERVDMLARNLQDHDLADASSAGTVMLLRSCSAHEAYIRTYRGRVRSSRAIEFLLLDSIFPRSAVHCLSELDEALETLAKLHGNSFDRLGAAEPGRRIAGRALASLRFRSLDDIIVDFDEEMEQLQMVTGAVTRALGTTYFHPAH, via the coding sequence ATGATGCTCAGTAGGATCGCCGACGCGATGTTCTGGATCGGCCGATACGTCGAACGCGCCGATCAGACCGCTCGGATACTCGACGTCACTCTGCAGTCCATCACCGAGGACACCCCGGAGGACCTCACCGCCGCGTGCGCCGCCGTCTACCAGATCTTCGGCGTGGAGCAGGTCGGCGAGGAGGACTGCACCGTCCAGCGGGTGCTGGACAGCCTGGTCACCGACCGGATGAACCCGTCCTCCGTGGCCGGCGCGCTGCTCACCGCACGGGAGAATGCCCGCGGGGTGCGCGAGGCGCTCTCGACCGAGGTGTGGGAATCGCTGAACACCACCACGCTCGGCCTGCCCCGCGGAGTGCGCCCCTCCCGCATGCACGGCGCCTTCCAGTTCGCGAAGGACCGCTGCGCTGTGGTGAACGGTCTGGTCGACTCTTCCATGACGCGTGACGAGGCCTGGCTGTTCCTGCGCATCGGGCAGCTGCTCGAACGGGTCGACATGCTCGCCCGCAATCTGCAGGACCACGACCTGGCGGACGCCTCCTCCGCAGGGACCGTGATGCTGCTGCGTTCGTGCAGCGCGCACGAGGCATACATCCGCACCTACCGGGGGCGCGTCCGCTCCTCCCGGGCGATCGAGTTCCTGCTGCTGGACTCGATCTTCCCCCGCTCGGCCGTGCACTGCCTCAGTGAGCTCGACGAGGCGCTGGAGACCCTCGCCAAGCTCCATGGGAACAGCTTCGATCGCCTCGGTGCGGCGGAGCCCGGTCGGAGGATCGCCGGCCGTGCCCTGGCCAGCCTGCGGTTCCGTTCGCTGGATGACATCATCGTCGACTTCGACGAGGAGATGGAGCAGCTGCAGATGGTCACCGGCGCTGTCACCCGGGCGCTGGGCACCACCTACTTCCACCCGGCGCACTGA
- a CDS encoding ComEA family DNA-binding protein, with product MGAHTGSEGPRRGRAGRHRRSGQALIARRDHSAPQRTRHLTLPAPSPSALVGLAVLVLIAVGVVHLSGSGSAVPVEPAPTAHDQGVEAASSEHATDAASDAGAPEPTSVPSASAATDSSEIVVHVSGAVAAPGVVQLPGDARVDDALRAAGGPTGDADLSVVNLARPLADGEQIHVPVPGEQPRPAMAGGPASTGGAEEPDGGALIDLNTAGAAELEELPGVGPAIAQRIVEHREKNGPFQAVDGLLEVSGIGPATLEEIRGRATV from the coding sequence ATGGGAGCACACACCGGATCCGAGGGGCCGCGGCGCGGTCGCGCCGGGAGGCACCGCCGATCGGGTCAGGCGCTCATCGCGCGGCGCGACCACTCCGCACCGCAGCGGACTCGTCATCTGACGCTGCCCGCACCGTCGCCATCGGCGCTGGTGGGTCTCGCAGTGCTGGTGCTGATCGCGGTCGGGGTCGTGCATCTGTCCGGGTCGGGCTCCGCTGTGCCGGTGGAGCCGGCTCCGACAGCCCACGATCAGGGTGTCGAGGCCGCCTCCTCGGAACACGCGACCGACGCCGCGAGCGATGCCGGGGCGCCCGAGCCGACGTCCGTCCCGTCGGCCTCCGCAGCCACCGACTCCTCCGAGATCGTCGTCCACGTCTCCGGGGCGGTGGCGGCCCCCGGTGTGGTGCAGCTGCCGGGTGATGCCCGGGTGGATGACGCCCTGCGCGCCGCCGGCGGCCCGACGGGAGATGCCGATCTCTCGGTGGTGAACCTGGCCCGACCGCTCGCCGACGGCGAGCAGATCCACGTCCCGGTGCCGGGGGAGCAGCCCCGCCCCGCCATGGCGGGAGGACCCGCGTCCACGGGCGGGGCGGAGGAGCCCGACGGCGGGGCGCTGATCGATCTGAACACCGCCGGCGCCGCCGAGCTCGAGGAGCTGCCCGGGGTGGGACCGGCGATCGCCCAGCGCATCGTGGAGCATCGGGAGAAGAACGGCCCCTTCCAGGCGGTGGACGGATTGCTGGAGGTCTCCGGGATCGGGCCCGCCACCCTCGAGGAGATCCGCGGTCGGGCGACCGTATGA
- a CDS encoding type II toxin-antitoxin system PemK/MazF family toxin, with product MSLLSRLGSALRTAVRSPSVRRSARRLSRTAVRAARQSTGADRSPRAGSDPRSAGGSSGGEGSHALADRRSRSVVVLAYEPHADDRPDPGEVVWAWVPYEEDITQGKDRPVLVIAEESADRGGSDGSGQVLVALMLTSRDRAAEGAVATDEHGSTWVDIGAGGWDRRGRPSEVRADRLLRLSPEAVRREGGRLDRERYDRVAAVVRDVHGW from the coding sequence ATGTCCCTGCTGTCCCGACTCGGATCGGCCCTCCGCACCGCTGTGCGCTCCCCTTCGGTGCGGCGCAGCGCGCGTCGTCTCAGCCGCACTGCGGTGCGCGCGGCGCGGCAGAGCACCGGTGCCGACCGCAGTCCCCGGGCCGGCTCGGATCCACGGTCGGCGGGCGGCTCCTCCGGCGGCGAGGGTTCCCACGCGCTCGCTGATCGTCGCTCCCGCAGTGTCGTGGTGCTCGCCTATGAGCCGCACGCCGATGACCGCCCCGACCCGGGCGAGGTCGTCTGGGCCTGGGTGCCCTACGAGGAGGACATCACCCAGGGCAAGGATCGTCCCGTACTGGTGATCGCGGAGGAGAGCGCCGATCGCGGCGGCTCGGATGGCTCGGGTCAGGTGCTGGTGGCGCTCATGCTCACCTCCCGCGACCGTGCCGCCGAGGGAGCCGTGGCCACCGACGAGCACGGCTCCACGTGGGTCGACATCGGAGCCGGGGGCTGGGACCGCAGGGGCCGGCCCTCGGAGGTGCGTGCAGACCGGCTGCTGCGGCTCTCGCCGGAGGCGGTGCGTCGTGAGGGCGGCCGGCTGGATCGGGAACGCTATGACCGGGTGGCCGCCGTGGTGCGGGACGTCCACGGCTGGTGA
- the holA gene encoding DNA polymerase III subunit delta has protein sequence MSDVEWHSVALAPIVLIHGTETLIADRAVQRLRSLARESDPTVEVHDLSGDSLGPGALAQVASPSLFGEPRFVVVPELQSAPDALVLELLEYLRAPEQDVTVVLVHRGGNRGKKLLDALKKAGVPRVDASPVKRAGDKQAFVAAEFARAQRRIQPEALIALVDAFGTDLAELAAISRQLIDDTTPDPGEQAPQVTVADVHALTAGRVESTAFAVADAAIAGREQDALQLLQQAQLAGADPVPIVAAIASKMRSLAKVTAPGASARTLGMPDWMLRNLGREARHWNDRSLARALEAVARADHEVKGAGRDPQWSVQRMVMGICRARRAR, from the coding sequence GTGAGCGATGTCGAGTGGCACAGCGTCGCCCTCGCACCGATCGTGCTGATCCACGGCACCGAGACCCTGATCGCCGACCGCGCTGTCCAGCGCCTGCGGAGTCTCGCCCGCGAGTCCGATCCCACGGTGGAGGTCCATGACCTCTCCGGAGACAGCCTCGGCCCCGGGGCGCTGGCCCAGGTGGCCAGCCCCTCGCTGTTCGGCGAGCCCCGTTTCGTTGTGGTCCCCGAGCTGCAGTCGGCGCCCGATGCGCTCGTCCTCGAGCTGCTCGAGTACCTCAGGGCGCCCGAGCAGGATGTCACCGTGGTGCTCGTCCATCGAGGTGGCAACCGCGGCAAGAAGCTGCTGGACGCCCTGAAGAAGGCCGGGGTGCCGCGAGTCGATGCGAGCCCCGTCAAGCGCGCCGGGGACAAGCAGGCCTTCGTCGCCGCCGAGTTCGCGCGCGCTCAGCGCCGTATCCAGCCGGAGGCGCTGATCGCCCTCGTCGATGCCTTCGGCACCGATCTCGCCGAGCTCGCCGCGATCAGTCGTCAGCTCATCGACGACACCACCCCCGACCCGGGTGAACAGGCCCCGCAGGTGACCGTGGCGGATGTCCACGCCCTGACGGCCGGAAGGGTCGAGTCCACCGCCTTCGCCGTGGCGGATGCTGCCATCGCCGGGCGGGAGCAGGATGCCCTGCAGCTGCTCCAGCAGGCACAGCTCGCCGGCGCCGATCCGGTGCCGATCGTCGCCGCGATCGCGTCCAAGATGCGGTCCCTGGCGAAGGTCACCGCTCCCGGCGCCAGCGCTCGCACCCTGGGGATGCCCGACTGGATGCTGCGCAACCTCGGCCGTGAGGCCAGACACTGGAACGACCGTTCACTGGCTCGGGCATTGGAGGCGGTGGCCCGCGCTGACCACGAGGTCAAAGGCGCCGGACGCGACCCCCAGTGGTCGGTGCAGCGCATGGTGATGGGTATCTGCCGCGCCCGCCGGGCGCGCTGA
- a CDS encoding vitamin K epoxide reductase family protein has translation MNESPTTDPAGTEPAHDDATLLAEIDAELAAERSAKARAGQRVTGLVLLIGALVGWIGSLELQVGKEFLLANPGSSLACDVNPFISCGNVMMTWQSSALGIPNMAIGLGGFAIMGALGALMASGTPLPTWFRWARLGGITFAFGYVHFLASSTIFVIGALCPWCMVIWSVTAPMFFATLAHTIESGDLRVPAPLAGLLRRWVVLTLLWYLMVIVVIALMFRQQWLVMLGLS, from the coding sequence ATGAACGAGAGCCCCACCACGGACCCGGCAGGCACGGAACCCGCGCACGACGACGCGACCCTGCTGGCCGAGATCGACGCCGAGCTCGCCGCCGAGCGCTCCGCGAAGGCGCGCGCCGGGCAGCGGGTGACCGGGCTGGTGCTGCTGATCGGTGCGTTGGTCGGCTGGATCGGTTCGCTCGAGCTGCAGGTCGGCAAGGAGTTCCTGCTCGCCAACCCGGGCTCCAGCCTGGCCTGCGATGTGAACCCCTTCATCTCCTGCGGCAACGTGATGATGACCTGGCAGTCCTCCGCACTGGGGATCCCGAACATGGCGATCGGTCTGGGGGGCTTCGCGATCATGGGCGCGCTCGGTGCGCTGATGGCGTCCGGCACCCCGCTGCCCACCTGGTTCCGCTGGGCCCGGCTGGGCGGGATCACCTTCGCGTTCGGTTACGTGCACTTCCTGGCGTCCTCCACGATCTTCGTGATCGGCGCGCTGTGCCCGTGGTGCATGGTGATCTGGTCGGTCACGGCGCCGATGTTCTTCGCCACCCTGGCCCACACCATCGAGAGCGGCGATCTGCGCGTGCCCGCACCGCTGGCGGGCCTGCTGCGACGGTGGGTGGTGCTGACGCTGCTGTGGTACCTGATGGTGATCGTCGTGATCGCCCTGATGTTCCGGCAGCAGTGGCTGGTGATGCTGGGCCTGTCCTGA
- a CDS encoding NAD-dependent epimerase/dehydratase family protein — MSAPIVLVTGASGMLGGAVATALRDQGASVRAFQRRPAGIDGVQDLTGSLTEADDVRRAVQGVDAVVHLAAKVSISGPEHEYRAINIEGTRHVVEALRAQGGGALVNVSSPSVAHLGRAIVGADATPADPSMARGPYARTKAAAELLAMEADGTDGLQVTSIRPHVVWGPGDTQLVGRIVDRARRGRLPLLDDGMALIDTTYVTNAAEAIVAGLDRIDEVHGESFVVSNGEPRTVRDVFAGWCEAAGVPVPTLRVPGSAARFAGRVIERIWEKRPGHDEPPMTEFLAEQMSTAHWFDQRRTRERLHWTPRVSMDEGNALLAAWFREHPVV, encoded by the coding sequence GTGAGTGCGCCGATCGTCCTGGTCACCGGGGCCTCCGGCATGCTCGGCGGGGCGGTCGCAACCGCCCTGCGCGACCAGGGCGCGTCGGTGCGCGCCTTCCAGCGCCGTCCCGCCGGGATCGACGGGGTCCAGGACCTCACCGGTTCCCTCACCGAGGCCGACGATGTGCGCCGTGCAGTGCAGGGCGTCGATGCGGTGGTCCACCTCGCCGCGAAGGTCTCCATCTCCGGGCCCGAGCACGAGTACCGGGCGATCAACATCGAGGGCACCCGCCATGTGGTCGAGGCGCTGCGCGCCCAGGGCGGGGGCGCGCTGGTGAACGTCTCCTCCCCGTCGGTCGCCCACCTGGGCAGGGCGATCGTCGGTGCGGATGCCACCCCCGCCGACCCCTCGATGGCCCGCGGCCCCTACGCCCGTACCAAGGCGGCGGCCGAGCTGCTGGCCATGGAGGCGGATGGCACAGACGGACTGCAGGTCACCTCGATCCGTCCCCACGTGGTGTGGGGCCCCGGCGACACCCAGCTGGTGGGCCGGATCGTCGATCGTGCTCGCCGCGGCCGGTTGCCGCTGCTGGACGACGGCATGGCACTGATCGACACCACCTACGTCACCAATGCCGCCGAGGCGATCGTCGCGGGGCTGGATCGGATCGACGAGGTGCACGGGGAGAGCTTCGTGGTCTCCAACGGTGAGCCCCGCACGGTCCGCGACGTGTTCGCCGGCTGGTGCGAGGCCGCCGGGGTACCCGTACCCACTCTTCGCGTCCCCGGCTCCGCGGCCCGTTTCGCCGGTCGCGTGATCGAGCGGATCTGGGAGAAGCGTCCCGGCCATGACGAGCCGCCGATGACGGAGTTCCTCGCCGAGCAGATGTCCACGGCGCACTGGTTCGACCAGCGCCGCACCCGCGAGCGGCTGCACTGGACGCCCCGGGTGAGCATGGACGAGGGCAACGCCCTCCTCGCGGCCTGGTTCCGCGAGCACCCCGTTGTCTGA
- the rpsT gene encoding 30S ribosomal protein S20: MANIKSQIKRNKTNEKARLRNRAVKSELKTYTRKVKAAVSTGDAEVAGEALKSASRKLDKAVSKGVIHENQAANRKSGLAKLVTGIAK, translated from the coding sequence GTGGCAAACATCAAGTCCCAGATCAAGCGGAACAAGACGAACGAGAAGGCGCGTCTGCGCAATCGTGCCGTCAAGTCCGAGCTCAAGACCTACACCCGCAAGGTGAAGGCTGCCGTCTCCACCGGTGATGCCGAGGTGGCGGGCGAGGCGCTCAAGAGCGCGTCCCGCAAGCTCGACAAGGCCGTCTCCAAGGGCGTCATCCACGAGAACCAGGCCGCGAACCGCAAGTCCGGTCTCGCGAAGCTGGTCACCGGCATCGCCAAGTGA